A window from Nitrospirota bacterium encodes these proteins:
- a CDS encoding pyridoxal phosphate-dependent aminotransferase: MKLAARAGRIVPSPTLGITATAKAMAAQGIDVIDFASGEPDFDTPEPIKAAAEAAIRAGFTKYTPSSGIDELRTAIAEKLRTEAGLRYDKSQILVSCGAKHSLYNLAEALFEAGDEIVIPVPFWVSYQDQLLLNDATPVLLETREEEGYAIDPAELERRITPRTKAIIVNSPCNPTGATYDRAALEGIASVALRHDLVVISDEIYGKIVYDGVRHCSIATLGEDVAARTVIINGVSKAYAMTGWRIGYAAGPKELITAMANIQSQSTSNPCSISQKAAVAALRLDDSFTTQMVAEFDRRRRVMVERLNKMPGVSCRVPTGAFYAFPNVSGLFPRRWKDRRIASASDLATYLLEEAKVAVVPGEPFGSMAHIRLSYATGMDAILRGLDRMEAALRQLG; the protein is encoded by the coding sequence ATGAAACTTGCCGCGCGCGCCGGACGCATCGTGCCTTCTCCCACGCTCGGGATCACCGCCACCGCCAAGGCCATGGCGGCTCAAGGGATCGACGTGATCGATTTCGCCTCGGGCGAGCCCGATTTCGACACCCCGGAGCCGATCAAGGCCGCGGCGGAAGCCGCCATTCGAGCCGGCTTCACGAAATACACGCCGTCGTCCGGGATCGACGAGCTACGGACCGCCATCGCCGAGAAACTCCGAACCGAAGCAGGGCTGCGGTACGACAAGTCGCAGATCCTGGTCTCTTGCGGCGCCAAACATTCGCTCTACAACCTCGCGGAGGCGCTGTTCGAAGCCGGCGACGAAATCGTCATCCCGGTGCCCTTCTGGGTCTCCTACCAGGATCAGTTGCTGCTCAACGACGCGACACCGGTCCTGCTGGAGACGCGCGAAGAGGAAGGCTATGCGATTGACCCGGCCGAATTGGAACGGCGCATCACGCCGAGGACCAAGGCCATCATCGTCAACAGCCCCTGCAACCCCACGGGCGCCACCTATGACCGCGCCGCGCTCGAAGGCATCGCATCGGTGGCGCTTCGCCACGACCTCGTGGTCATCTCCGACGAGATTTACGGCAAGATCGTATACGACGGCGTCCGGCATTGCAGCATCGCGACGCTCGGCGAGGACGTCGCCGCGCGGACGGTGATCATCAACGGCGTGTCCAAAGCGTATGCCATGACCGGATGGCGCATCGGGTATGCGGCCGGCCCCAAAGAGCTGATCACCGCGATGGCCAACATCCAGAGCCAAAGCACGTCCAACCCCTGCTCGATTTCGCAGAAAGCCGCGGTGGCTGCGCTCCGCTTGGATGACTCATTCACCACGCAGATGGTCGCGGAATTCGACCGGCGGCGGCGGGTCATGGTCGAACGACTCAATAAAATGCCGGGCGTGAGTTGTCGGGTCCCGACCGGCGCCTTCTACGCCTTCCCCAACGTCAGCGGCCTGTTCCCTCGCCGTTGGAAAGACAGGCGCATCGCCAGCGCCTCGGACCTCGCCACCTACCTGCTGGAGGAAGCCAAGGTCGCGGTGGTGCCGGGGGAGCCCTTTGGCAGCATGGCCCATATCCGCCTGTCCTACGCCACCGGGATGGACGCCATTCTCCGCGGACTGGACCGCATGGAAGCCGCCCTGCGGCAACTCGGCTGA
- the coaD gene encoding pantetheine-phosphate adenylyltransferase yields MNVGVYPGTFDPITHGHTDIITRSLRIFDHVIVAVAPNPSKHPLFSLSERLEMVHLVTEGMPRVEVATFEGLLVEYVKRRGANAVIRGLRAISDFEFEFQMALTNRKLEHTIETVFLMPSEEYSYLTSTIIKDIAKHGGPLTDFLHPEVAKRLDQRLRNFQP; encoded by the coding sequence ATGAACGTAGGGGTCTACCCCGGCACATTCGACCCGATCACGCACGGGCACACCGACATCATTACCCGCAGTCTCCGGATTTTCGACCACGTGATCGTGGCCGTCGCGCCGAATCCGAGCAAACATCCCCTGTTCAGCTTATCCGAACGGCTGGAGATGGTGCACTTGGTCACCGAGGGCATGCCGCGGGTCGAGGTCGCCACCTTCGAAGGGTTACTCGTCGAGTACGTCAAACGACGCGGAGCCAACGCAGTGATCCGAGGGCTGCGGGCGATTTCGGACTTCGAATTTGAATTTCAGATGGCGCTGACCAATCGCAAGCTGGAACACACCATTGAGACCGTGTTCCTCATGCCGAGTGAAGAGTATTCGTATCTGACGTCGACCATCATCAAAGACATCGCGAAACACGGCGGCCCCCTGACCGACTTCCTCCATCCCGAGGTCGCCAAGCGCCTGGATCAGCGACTACGAAACTTCCAACCATGA
- the rsmD gene encoding 16S rRNA (guanine(966)-N(2))-methyltransferase RsmD: MRVIIAKWSKRRQSVPCSPIVFPSLTFTVEYSSAVALQVLRLDPLKNAVLESAARIASSTNTMRVIAGSLKGRRLLGPRRSELRPTSDQVKEALFSIAGAWIPNAAVLDLYAGTGAIGIEAFSRGARRVTFVESDPAALRVLRANLERCALTHGVGIHAGRVDRFLRRRASWDGPYDVVFADPPYAAEEELTGLAKWLDEGLIAGDAIAIVEHASRTPVPDTLGPLTRTRCYRYGDTSLTVYRGQDKMGRVS; encoded by the coding sequence GTGCGGGTCATTATAGCCAAGTGGTCGAAGAGGCGTCAAAGCGTTCCCTGCAGCCCCATCGTCTTTCCGAGTCTCACGTTCACGGTTGAATACTCCTCTGCCGTTGCGCTCCAGGTTCTCCGCCTTGACCCTCTCAAAAACGCTGTGTTAGAGTCTGCCGCTCGCATCGCGTCGTCAACAAACACCATGCGCGTCATTGCTGGCTCCCTGAAGGGACGCCGGCTGCTGGGCCCTCGACGGTCCGAGTTGCGTCCCACGTCTGATCAAGTGAAGGAAGCGCTCTTTTCGATCGCCGGGGCCTGGATTCCGAACGCCGCCGTCCTGGACTTGTACGCGGGAACGGGCGCGATCGGGATCGAAGCCTTCAGCCGTGGCGCCCGGCGCGTGACGTTCGTCGAGTCCGATCCTGCCGCGCTTCGGGTTCTCCGCGCCAATCTCGAGCGGTGCGCCCTGACGCATGGGGTGGGAATCCATGCCGGCCGTGTCGATCGGTTTCTCCGCCGCCGCGCGTCATGGGATGGACCCTACGATGTGGTCTTCGCGGACCCGCCGTACGCCGCGGAGGAGGAATTGACCGGGTTGGCGAAGTGGCTCGATGAAGGACTGATCGCAGGCGACGCCATTGCGATTGTGGAGCACGCGTCCAGGACGCCGGTGCCGGACACGCTGGGGCCGTTGACCCGGACCCGCTGCTATCGATACGGCGACACGTCCCTCACCGTTTACCGCGGGCAAGACAAGATGGGGCGCGTCTCATGA